ttacccattaacacaatctgtagaagccctatttgtagccacccctgggtggacccctcatgacttatatactgtagatacatcagagacaccctgtaagggacaaattggcaaatataaaagaggtttacaggggagatgtgtgggacttgtaaaccccacaaatcctacatgcgaggggtcccaacaggagggaggaaaagcttgcccagacactgcaagctatccgctttgtttcacagggcagggatggggatgtgcctatgccttagtccctaagaatgattcttgtgtacagacacagtgtgtccgtcaacattgtcagattaacaagggacagattacttgtatttgtgacgaatggaaatgtttaaatataaccgcgggaagacagcttatttgcgggcaatgtaatgggactcacgtaagctcagccaaatggacatacccctttgatacttaccaggtggtgggatcaaacgggaagccaaataaactgaacaattggcagtatgagcaaactcacaatcgggacactaaatgttaccgggctaaaaaggggtatgtattcctcttcaatggtacctacatgacagaaacaccaaacctcccaaaccgttttgcggtaggaacaatcgggccactgactgttccatgccctcagaaggggtacattcggaggagaatagtaacccgggctattagcagggaattctgcgctgactgggaagccccgggtacactgggatcctcactggggtatgggttcctcggagctttatctctaggagggtcagccggggtaattggagcaaagaatagaaaccatattgtttgtgggctaacaatcctgggaaacagcacttcaaaagcattggaggctgtcaaccaagaaatggctgagttaagattgtatgctcagcagacacgatacgcggtggactaccagttagcacaacaagggggagtatgtgccatcataggcaacaaatgcataacccatgtgtTTTGCCGGACAGGTAACAGGTTCGTGGAGGTggtctgagagaaagaattcacACTACACCAGTATTGCTAGAATAAAATGTGTCTCTTTATTCCCCACAATACATGGACAAGTTCTACAAGTATCATTCAATGGGCTAAGCCTTATATAGTTTAACTACCCTGACACGTGGACTGGAGAGCCGTCAGTCCAGGTAGAGTGGCTTACCTCCCTCCGGGCGTCCGTACGTAACCCACGGCAGACTCTGCTGTAGTAGGGACTTTCCCGCATATTTATAGAGAAAAGCCTCTCTTTGTTCTGGACATCTGAATATGAGTCACTCTTGGTATCCGGCCAAATACGTGATGTTTAGAGCAGTCTTGTGCAATACAAGTTCTATTGTTCGCAGCTCAAGAAAACAAGTTTAATGGTTAATCATTCACGCTATGTCTTGGGCACGGATCTAATTTAATTATGTTTTGACATGGTTATCCTTTCATGTGGACAGGCTGTCTCCATTGTCCGTAGCAGTTGTCAGCATACGAGATTTTGCTGACAGGGTTGAAATCGGGACATTAACTCTTTATTCTCCTAACATTCCACCTGTTGGACCGATTTCAATCACCATTTACCTCAACGCAGTGTGATACAGGGTACTTTCCAAACCCTGTTTCACACGCCTGACATATACACAGGTAAGTACATTACAACAAGTTAAAACAGCAACAATCACAAATATCAATATCAGAGGAGGCAAAACATATCGCCGGGCCGTTTGTGATATCCCGGTTAGCAAGTCCCACCAATGATGGGCTGATTCATTCTCTATCATTCGCGCAGCATGTACTGCCTGTTCTCCGGCTATAAAGGTAGAGACCATGACACGGGACACGTTAGACTTATGAGAGTCAATTATATGTTTTAGCTCCGTCGACTGATTCAATGCGCATTTGAACCTGTCGAGAGAGACTCGCCATGGCATATGGAGAACTTTCCACTGAGCCGTACTCAATCGAGATTCAGTGCTATAATTAGTCAATTTGTAAGTCTTGTTCGCCCAATGCCAAATGTACACCCCCTTCAAACACCCAGAGAACGGTATCTGCGGCAATAATGGGTGGCGGTGTATGGTGGCCACACATACAGCGTGGGGCCCAATCTGCCACAAGATATCTCGTGGTTTCTCTACTCGCCACTCACATAATGCCGTGTCATCAGTTAAACATGGATCGCGATATCTTGTCATAGTTAAACATGCCAATCCTCTGTCAGTGTCTTCACATGTTGACAAATCATAAGTCCAATTGTTTTTAGGACTAAACCAGTTACCATTAGTTCTCAGAAAGTAAAACCCATGCAGGGTAATTACAGGCAGTACATGGTATTTACATACAGATATTACATCTGCCACATTCATCAAGGTGTAATGTCCAGTACATGCTGTTTTGTTACAAACAGTTTTATCTGAGCGGGCTTGCACCCACAAAGTGTCCGATATGTTCCAGAGTTCTCGCAGTTCATGAGAGTTACCCGTAGTAACTATTCGGATAAACCTCTCTTGTTGCACTCGCATGTGCACTCCTTGGATGTTGCAGATAGTCATATTAAGTGCCGCCGTGATGTTATGCATAAGTTCCTGTGTCGCATTCCACATTCGCTTCTCCCAGTCCAGAGTTCGTAGCAGAATCCGTGCTGTTTCCACTTGCGTTTTCACAACCGTGGGCATCCATATTCCGACAGTATGGAGCCCGTGTGATGTCGAATATCCAGTGTCCGATAACATAGTTCTGGTAACTTCATTGTCAGCCGCATTAGAGATACCTAGTACTGTACCAGTCCCACCCAACAGCGTATCATACCATGCTCGCCGCCTGCGGGCGCCAGAACAGGTAGGTAGCGAGGGCAGAATGACAGTCCAGTGTACCTCGGTGTGCGTGAGCTGATTCGCCATCTTTCGACAAGTATGTAGGACTGGGGCGAATTGTGTTTGTTCTATTATAGGCTTGTTTGGTAGGAACATTATTGCATATAGGAATGTATTGCGGCCTTTTATTTCTGTACTGTTCTGGAACCATACCAATCGAGGCCTCTCACCTGTCACAGTAATATTCCAGGTGGTGCCATTTTCCTTACTGGACATACAGGTTCTATTCCTTCTTGTTTGTATCTGGCAAAGTGGAGCTCCTGCCGTTATGGTAACCGTACAATTCATAGCAGTTGTGGGGAGAGCTTTGTTGTTGTCCAAGCATTTTTCACAACGATATAGCTTACACACACTCG
The sequence above is drawn from the Mustelus asterias chromosome 10, sMusAst1.hap1.1, whole genome shotgun sequence genome and encodes:
- the LOC144499439 gene encoding uncharacterized protein LOC144499439; amino-acid sequence: MERLTLILIAGILLISWIWVEGTPGHQLTEKLGGFHLAWKNSTHNRTQGEFTCGANRMCGIANITSVCKLYRCEKCLDNNKALPTTAMNCTVTITAGAPLCQIQTRRNRTCMSSKENGTTWNITVTGERPRLVWFQNSTEIKGRNTFLYAIMFLPNKPIIEQTQFAPVLHTCRKMANQLTHTEVHWTVILPSLPTCSGARRRRAWYDTLLGGTGTVLGISNAADNEVTRTMLSDTGYSTSHGLHTVGIWMPTVVKTQVETARILLRTLDWEKRMWNATQELMHNITAALNMTICNIQGVHMRVQQERFIRIVTTGNSHELRELWNISDTLWVQARSDKTVCNKTACTGHYTLMNVADVISVCKYHVLPVITLHGFYFLRTNGNWFSPKNNWTYDLSTCEDTDRGLACLTMTRYRDPCLTDDTALCEWRVEKPRDILWQIGPHAVCVATIHRHPLLPQIPFSGCLKGVYIWHWANKTYKLTNYSTESRLSTAQWKVLHMPWRVSLDRFKCALNQSTELKHIIDSHKSNVSRVMVSTFIAGEQAVHAARMIENESAHHWWDLLTGISQTARRYVLPPLILIFVIVAVLTCCNVLTCVYVRRVKQGLESTLYHTALRKQRNAREEFDKSKFEEGEGALNEKALHQSSNEIPLRDHHRHCGKDTSLHSFGSVTSEKLSYKKSSSVSDTSSLNSALNGGGKSCIASSDLKQKCSEQNLFENYTSIGTNTSDQFSSEEIWRMTPSITWRSTDEQCTVTSNTMDKYCSGPRSKTALKEADSRSYKSEKYSVSPSQFRKDEALMSKITGGEDAKMARSR